A single window of Streptomyces sp. NBC_00464 DNA harbors:
- a CDS encoding phytoene desaturase family protein has product MVDAVVVGSGPNGLAAAVTLAEQGVRVTVLEARQEAGGGMRSGEATLPGLLHDHCSGVHPIGVSSPFFRSFDHERHGLRWAFPEIDLAHPLDGGREAALERSVTGTAARLGPDGPAWRRLFEPLTASFADLATDILAPVLHRPAHPVALARFGLSALWPATVLARRWRTAPARALFAGAAAHTFSRLDRPVSSAIGLVHIAAGHRWGWPVAEGGSQSIARALVSRLAELGGMVETGVRVTSLAQLPSAAAIVLDLAPASAAALLGDRMPARVRRAYGRWRHGPAAFKVDLAVEGGVPWAGEACRRAGTVHLGGTLEEIADAERLVARGRMPERPFVLVGQQYLADQGRAVGDVKPVYAYAHVPAGYRGDATERVLSQIEGFAPKFRERVVGMAVTPPEALAQGNANYVGGDILTGANTPWQTLCRPRPALDPYRTGVPGVFLCSAATPPGAGVHGMCGRHAARSALRYLDGRRRTR; this is encoded by the coding sequence GTGGTCGATGCGGTGGTGGTCGGTTCCGGCCCCAACGGACTCGCGGCGGCGGTGACGCTGGCGGAGCAGGGCGTACGGGTCACTGTGCTGGAGGCCCGGCAGGAGGCCGGCGGCGGGATGCGCAGCGGCGAGGCGACACTCCCCGGGCTGCTGCACGACCACTGCTCCGGCGTCCATCCGATCGGGGTCAGCTCGCCCTTCTTCCGCTCGTTCGACCACGAACGGCACGGCCTGCGCTGGGCGTTCCCCGAGATCGACCTGGCTCACCCGCTGGACGGCGGCCGGGAGGCGGCGCTGGAGCGCTCGGTGACCGGCACAGCGGCGCGCCTCGGGCCCGACGGACCCGCCTGGCGCAGGCTGTTCGAGCCCCTCACGGCCTCCTTCGCGGACCTGGCGACGGACATCCTCGCCCCCGTGCTGCACCGTCCCGCGCATCCGGTCGCGCTCGCCCGCTTCGGGCTGTCGGCCCTGTGGCCCGCCACGGTGCTGGCCCGACGGTGGCGGACCGCGCCGGCCCGCGCGCTGTTCGCCGGCGCCGCGGCACACACCTTCTCCCGGCTCGACCGGCCGGTCAGCAGCGCCATCGGGCTGGTGCACATCGCGGCGGGCCACCGTTGGGGCTGGCCGGTCGCGGAGGGCGGCTCGCAGTCCATCGCGCGGGCGCTGGTCTCCCGGCTGGCCGAGCTCGGCGGCATGGTCGAGACGGGAGTACGCGTCACGTCGCTGGCCCAGCTGCCCTCGGCCGCGGCGATCGTGCTGGACCTCGCCCCTGCCTCGGCGGCGGCCCTGCTGGGCGACCGGATGCCGGCGCGGGTGCGGCGCGCCTACGGGCGTTGGCGGCACGGCCCGGCCGCGTTCAAGGTGGACCTTGCCGTGGAGGGCGGTGTCCCGTGGGCCGGCGAGGCATGCCGCCGGGCCGGGACCGTGCACCTGGGCGGGACGCTGGAGGAGATCGCCGACGCCGAGCGGCTGGTGGCGCGGGGTCGGATGCCCGAGCGTCCGTTCGTACTGGTCGGCCAGCAGTATCTGGCCGACCAGGGGCGGGCCGTGGGCGACGTGAAGCCGGTGTACGCGTACGCACACGTACCGGCCGGCTACCGCGGCGACGCCACCGAGAGGGTGCTGAGCCAGATCGAAGGGTTCGCCCCGAAGTTCCGGGAGCGGGTGGTGGGCATGGCGGTGACGCCGCCCGAGGCGCTCGCACAGGGCAACGCGAACTACGTCGGTGGCGACATCCTCACCGGCGCCAACACCCCGTGGCAGACGCTGTGCCGCCCGCGACCGGCCCTCGACCCCTACCGCACCGGTGTGCCGGGCGTATTCCTGTGCTCGGCGGCCACCCCGCCCGGCGCCGGCGTCCACGGCATGTGCGGGCGGCACGCGGCCCGTTCCGCCCTGCGCTACCTGGACGGCCGGCGCCGCACGCGGTGA
- a CDS encoding CHAT domain-containing protein, translating to MSPEAATAHAVAAEAAYRSYCETFESELLTRATEEFEQAFEEPGSDGDWAVWRVMFGHLRCFQYDEAPSAPLLRHTWNLLSEGLDALPDDDGEQDGTRTIAHLLLANCSALRYDASRGRSAEARTALLDEAIRRHAEAEPWARTPAEDPSSELGTLLAVHRVQGRLLLERHRLTADLRAAESAVTYHRAVLAVPPPVDELPVSWYELGLALFACGTGAPDRAALEAAQEAFETAFTLARGAEASTEPWFREAEIRLAAVHCWIWATWQDRVHGDAAIAAVDRLLAEQGSEERLEPLFRHLFATVLFEKGGRETDGAEQDRAIAMMRRLVREAPPGPDAAKTQRLLLLAGFQQTRYYHDEDPERAREAARAATLALAQDPVDPEMAGPARMLQVWGRTILDHRGLLTPEDEKAIPAVTSEEAQALVAEMAEKIGNGSLHPFQGDTHPDFPGLVDGLLGRKRKSSDFALLYGSWCGMAAGSSRARVALYLLTGFLMVDLDGAVISEERRDTLIEAMVETDKDDQVWQRRAHRAAAWALLQYEMRGRGRGTDEVAAHLELAGLGGSTGGDPDDFESGLLGMMARLHRGQADGAVDDLEAAGDIQRILRDNPAVPAHLAALIEAQQVSFQVREAVRRGDLAEVDESIVRVGAIRDGLAPDDPARSELWVFLSNMSMRREALAVQLDKPPSPLPNVPTVEELRHDSAPFPRGHRAWILGDSGASRLTVACLNGDLDVLAEALELIGEARELAEPDLRARLRYTGLLAATHDAMARMHPDSGPREAHLDLAIGFYEECYAGTGGPEQPTHSAAALGLARACRERASRRPRGASRDRQRALALGLDSLRGYTWAALLQSATAHAAQAVAQSTAEALEVASWALQEGALESAVEALEACRGLSLHAATTSRTVPHRLAAAGLDELADEWRAAGSGAGDEGVLGDVGAGDVPSALRRRVLTALRADATEAGDRLLDPPGIAAVAEALRALDRDALVYLVPQSEDGGGAAVVVTATGEVHALPLHGLSEQAAPLADYAPASGGARDLGPVPGAPAGPGPAAAAAVGGTELRRRLDRLCGWAWYAAVRPLLDAFSAPGRPNRLPRLVLVPMGRLGLVPWHAAYRTADGGRRRYALQDADFSYAASARLLCEVAARPAAAQAGDALVVGDPTGDLRYAGEEADAVQRLFYPSGTFLGRRSGEAAGGPGTPAEVLAWLRGSGSRNGVLHLACHASVAGNARRSAGLSLYGGTLFAEDLAGAAGGTDSGGPALVLLAACRSHVSGHGDNEAFTLATAFLVAGARSVVGSLWPVPDEATSVLMLLTHHFLRREEEPPARALRRAQLWMAGVRQQPPGGLPAELAARAARVDPDDLSAWAGFTHLGR from the coding sequence ATGTCCCCAGAGGCCGCGACAGCACACGCGGTGGCTGCGGAAGCCGCCTACCGGAGCTACTGCGAGACCTTCGAATCCGAGCTGCTCACCCGGGCGACCGAGGAGTTCGAGCAGGCATTCGAGGAGCCCGGATCCGACGGGGATTGGGCCGTATGGCGTGTCATGTTCGGTCATCTGCGCTGCTTCCAGTACGACGAGGCACCCTCGGCGCCGCTGTTGCGGCACACCTGGAATCTGCTGAGCGAGGGCCTCGACGCCCTGCCGGACGACGACGGTGAACAGGACGGAACCCGCACGATCGCACACCTCCTGCTGGCGAACTGCTCAGCCCTCCGCTACGACGCGAGCCGGGGGAGGAGCGCCGAAGCGCGTACGGCGCTGCTCGACGAAGCGATCCGGCGGCATGCCGAGGCCGAACCGTGGGCACGGACCCCGGCGGAGGATCCGTCCAGCGAGCTCGGCACCCTGCTCGCCGTTCACCGGGTTCAGGGGCGTCTCCTCCTGGAACGCCACCGGCTGACAGCCGACCTGCGGGCCGCCGAGAGCGCGGTCACGTACCACCGAGCCGTGCTGGCCGTGCCGCCACCTGTGGATGAACTCCCGGTCAGTTGGTATGAGTTGGGCCTGGCCTTGTTCGCGTGCGGAACGGGTGCCCCGGACCGTGCCGCGCTGGAGGCGGCACAGGAGGCGTTCGAGACCGCGTTCACCCTGGCCCGGGGTGCGGAGGCCAGTACCGAGCCCTGGTTCCGGGAGGCGGAGATCCGGCTGGCCGCCGTGCACTGCTGGATCTGGGCGACATGGCAGGACCGGGTCCACGGCGACGCCGCGATTGCGGCCGTGGACCGGCTGCTGGCCGAGCAGGGTTCGGAAGAGCGGCTGGAGCCCCTCTTCCGGCACCTTTTCGCGACCGTGCTCTTCGAAAAGGGGGGAAGAGAGACCGACGGGGCGGAGCAGGACCGGGCCATAGCCATGATGCGGCGGCTGGTGCGGGAGGCGCCGCCCGGCCCGGACGCCGCGAAGACTCAGCGGCTGTTGCTGCTGGCCGGCTTCCAGCAGACCCGCTACTACCACGATGAGGATCCGGAGCGGGCCAGAGAGGCCGCCCGTGCGGCGACGCTTGCCCTGGCCCAGGATCCGGTGGACCCCGAGATGGCCGGCCCTGCCCGGATGCTCCAGGTCTGGGGACGCACGATACTGGACCACCGCGGATTGCTGACGCCCGAGGACGAGAAGGCCATTCCCGCCGTCACTTCCGAGGAGGCGCAAGCTCTCGTGGCGGAGATGGCGGAGAAGATCGGGAACGGCAGCCTCCATCCGTTCCAGGGCGATACACACCCTGACTTTCCGGGGCTGGTCGACGGGCTGCTGGGGCGGAAACGCAAGTCCAGCGACTTCGCTCTTCTGTACGGGTCCTGGTGCGGGATGGCGGCAGGGAGCAGTCGTGCGCGCGTCGCGTTGTACCTGCTGACGGGGTTCCTGATGGTGGATCTGGACGGGGCGGTGATCAGCGAGGAGCGCCGGGACACGCTCATCGAGGCGATGGTGGAGACGGACAAGGACGACCAGGTCTGGCAACGCCGCGCCCACCGGGCCGCAGCCTGGGCGCTGCTCCAGTACGAGATGCGGGGCCGCGGACGCGGGACGGACGAGGTGGCCGCCCACCTCGAACTGGCGGGGCTGGGCGGATCGACCGGCGGTGACCCGGACGACTTCGAATCCGGGCTCCTCGGCATGATGGCCCGGCTGCACCGGGGCCAGGCGGACGGGGCAGTCGATGACCTCGAAGCGGCGGGCGATATCCAGCGGATACTGCGGGACAACCCCGCAGTGCCGGCGCACCTGGCAGCGCTGATCGAGGCCCAGCAGGTGTCCTTCCAGGTGCGGGAAGCCGTCCGGCGGGGAGACCTGGCGGAGGTGGACGAGAGCATTGTGCGGGTGGGTGCCATTCGCGACGGACTGGCTCCGGACGATCCGGCCAGGTCGGAGCTGTGGGTGTTCCTGAGCAACATGAGCATGAGACGTGAGGCACTCGCCGTACAGCTCGACAAGCCGCCCTCGCCGCTGCCGAACGTGCCCACCGTCGAAGAACTGCGCCACGACAGCGCACCCTTTCCCCGTGGTCACCGTGCCTGGATCCTGGGCGACAGTGGTGCGAGCCGGCTGACCGTCGCCTGCCTGAACGGGGACCTGGACGTGCTCGCCGAGGCGCTGGAACTCATCGGAGAGGCACGTGAGCTGGCGGAGCCGGATCTCAGGGCGCGCCTGAGGTACACCGGTCTGCTGGCTGCCACCCATGACGCGATGGCCCGTATGCACCCCGACAGCGGGCCGCGTGAAGCACATCTGGATCTCGCGATCGGTTTCTACGAGGAGTGTTACGCGGGCACGGGCGGACCCGAGCAACCGACCCACTCGGCCGCCGCGCTCGGGCTGGCCCGTGCCTGCCGGGAGCGGGCCTCCCGCCGGCCGCGGGGGGCTTCCCGAGACCGGCAAAGGGCCTTGGCCCTCGGCCTGGACAGCCTGCGTGGATACACCTGGGCCGCGCTCCTTCAGTCCGCCACCGCCCACGCCGCGCAGGCGGTGGCCCAGTCCACCGCCGAAGCGCTCGAAGTCGCCTCCTGGGCGCTGCAGGAGGGTGCGCTCGAATCCGCTGTGGAGGCGCTGGAAGCCTGCCGGGGCCTTTCCCTGCACGCCGCCACCACCTCCAGGACCGTGCCGCATCGGCTTGCCGCCGCCGGTCTCGACGAACTGGCCGATGAATGGCGTGCGGCCGGATCGGGCGCGGGTGATGAGGGCGTGCTCGGCGATGTCGGTGCGGGGGACGTACCGAGCGCGCTGCGCCGCAGAGTGCTCACCGCCTTGCGCGCGGACGCGACCGAGGCCGGTGACCGGCTGCTGGACCCGCCCGGCATCGCTGCCGTCGCCGAAGCGCTGCGCGCGCTCGACCGGGACGCGTTGGTCTACCTGGTGCCGCAGTCGGAGGACGGGGGCGGCGCGGCCGTCGTCGTCACGGCCACCGGTGAGGTGCACGCCCTGCCTCTGCACGGACTCTCCGAACAGGCCGCCCCGCTCGCGGACTACGCTCCGGCCTCCGGCGGTGCGCGGGATCTGGGGCCGGTGCCCGGGGCGCCCGCCGGCCCCGGTCCGGCGGCTGCTGCGGCGGTGGGCGGGACCGAACTGCGCCGCCGGCTCGACCGGTTGTGCGGCTGGGCGTGGTACGCCGCCGTGCGGCCGCTGCTGGACGCGTTCAGTGCGCCCGGCCGTCCGAACCGTCTGCCCAGGCTCGTTCTCGTACCCATGGGACGACTGGGACTCGTACCCTGGCACGCCGCCTACCGGACGGCCGACGGAGGGCGTCGTCGCTACGCGCTGCAGGACGCCGACTTCTCGTACGCCGCGTCGGCCCGGCTGCTCTGCGAGGTCGCGGCCAGGCCCGCCGCCGCGCAGGCCGGGGATGCCCTCGTCGTCGGCGATCCCACCGGGGACCTGCGGTACGCGGGAGAGGAGGCGGATGCCGTCCAGCGCCTGTTCTACCCGAGCGGGACGTTCCTGGGGCGGCGCAGCGGCGAGGCGGCGGGCGGTCCCGGGACACCGGCCGAAGTGCTCGCCTGGCTGCGGGGGAGCGGCAGCCGGAACGGGGTGCTGCATCTGGCCTGCCACGCCTCTGTGGCCGGCAACGCCCGGCGCAGTGCGGGACTCTCCCTGTACGGCGGCACCCTGTTCGCCGAGGACCTGGCCGGTGCGGCGGGCGGGACGGATTCCGGCGGTCCCGCCCTGGTGCTGCTGGCGGCGTGCCGGAGCCATGTCTCGGGACATGGGGACAACGAGGCGTTCACGCTGGCGACCGCGTTCCTGGTGGCGGGCGCCCGTTCGGTGGTGGGCTCGCTGTGGCCGGTGCCGGACGAGGCGACTTCCGTACTGATGCTCCTGACCCACCATTTCCTCCGCCGTGAAGAGGAGCCCCCCGCAAGGGCGCTGAGGAGGGCGCAGCTGTGGATGGCGGGGGTGCGGCAGCAGCCGCCCGGCGGTCTCCCGGCCGAACTGGCCGCGCGGGCGGCGCGGGTGGATCCGGACGACCTGAGCGCATGGGCGGGATTCACGCACCTGGGCCGTTAG
- a CDS encoding glycoside hydrolase domain-containing protein, with protein MSRHRLSRKSRYIAWATAGAVVVAGAGIAAQTSMAATAWPAQKTYTGRAFDACTAPSLSAMKAWHTGYYGAAAVYIGGKNRGCAQPNLTRSWVKSVNATGWKLIPLYVGAQPPCQKSANRERFTSATAASVGASNAKDAIAKASALGMKAGSPVYLDMEPYSITDKACNDAVLTYVRSFTRTLRNATYRGGFYGFSSSSAKAIATATNKTDLPGNLWYALWDKKNTTTTDWPWKPTQFTNHSRGHQYMVNSKETRGGYTITVDRDAWDAPVAIIG; from the coding sequence TTGTCCAGACATCGGCTGTCCAGAAAGAGCCGTTACATCGCCTGGGCGACAGCGGGGGCTGTCGTCGTCGCAGGTGCCGGGATTGCGGCACAGACGTCCATGGCGGCCACCGCCTGGCCGGCACAGAAGACGTACACCGGCCGGGCTTTCGACGCCTGCACCGCGCCCTCGCTCAGCGCGATGAAGGCGTGGCACACGGGGTACTACGGCGCAGCCGCCGTCTACATCGGCGGGAAGAACCGTGGCTGCGCCCAGCCCAACCTGACCAGGTCCTGGGTGAAGTCGGTCAACGCCACCGGATGGAAGCTCATCCCGCTCTACGTCGGCGCGCAGCCGCCCTGCCAGAAGAGCGCGAACCGGGAGAGGTTCACCTCGGCCACGGCCGCCTCCGTCGGAGCGAGCAACGCCAAGGACGCGATTGCCAAGGCATCGGCGCTCGGCATGAAGGCCGGCAGCCCCGTCTACCTGGACATGGAGCCGTACAGCATCACCGACAAGGCGTGCAACGACGCTGTCCTGACGTACGTGCGCTCCTTCACCAGGACACTGCGCAACGCCACCTACCGTGGCGGCTTCTACGGATTCAGCAGTTCCAGCGCCAAGGCCATCGCCACCGCCACGAACAAGACGGACCTGCCGGGCAACCTCTGGTACGCGCTGTGGGACAAGAAGAACACGACGACCACGGACTGGCCGTGGAAGCCGACCCAGTTCACCAACCACAGCCGCGGCCACCAGTACATGGTCAACAGCAAGGAAACCCGCGGCGGCTACACCATCACCGTCGACCGTGACGCATGGGACGCCCCGGTCGCGATCATCGGCTGA
- a CDS encoding caspase family protein, with the protein MTTIHSLLVGIDDYPPLMAPSLGGCLNDIAGVRRLLDGRTPEPAVHVLLDREATVEAVEHGILDRLGAAGPGDTALLWFSGHGTRQRAHGADLLIEATGHNQALVCADGLLPDKRLRVLLDEVAARGAHVVAVLDCCFSGGATRETVLTARYAPFSSAWAITAPESARDAVPARPVAPPAGGEVLLLAASRADQPAHEAYFEGRRHGVFTRAVLDVVRDTRAGVTYREVLSAADARVQCSGGLQQPVLFPPGLGGTADTPFLADGTARRTSAHLLRHGAAGWEVDCGAGHGLREDTPAGAAAAEFTAVDEGPAETERIRPGAADTGSVPTAPGRVLTARTVLPDRTLVDPVGWIPAPEQVYPVALTALNLPAATVTIDPAGPSAAGPAGSLEEALRKALATAGPGGGPSPLLHQVSDPREAGDLHFRLAIRGSAVHVLRRDGSRFVAPLPLSAPGDARQIADCLTHLTRWHRLRDLTPRPSPLDGLVRVEIGHWGAPSDRPLVPDGSGEIVCAYAPGDVDRRNEPKPPLLSVRLHNRSPDRALWCLLLDLSDGYGSHTALYPGHFIAPGHTGHALDGEPVHFSLPAGQAPVPGAEARDWLKLIVAECELNTVPFHLPAWAARPAGSRMSGTDDRDGVLRFSQAQPGPYSRDLYGVAARPSGHWTSRTIALRTVVPKHPDGH; encoded by the coding sequence ATGACGACGATTCATTCACTCCTGGTGGGCATTGACGACTACCCGCCGCTCATGGCCCCGTCGCTGGGCGGCTGTCTCAACGACATCGCCGGGGTCCGGCGTCTGCTGGACGGACGCACGCCCGAGCCGGCCGTGCACGTGCTGCTGGACCGGGAAGCGACCGTCGAGGCGGTGGAGCACGGCATTCTGGACCGGCTGGGTGCAGCGGGTCCCGGCGACACCGCGCTGCTCTGGTTCTCCGGGCACGGCACCCGCCAACGGGCCCACGGCGCGGATCTGTTGATCGAGGCGACGGGGCACAACCAGGCCCTGGTCTGCGCGGACGGTCTGCTGCCGGACAAGCGGCTGCGTGTACTGCTCGACGAGGTCGCCGCACGCGGCGCCCATGTCGTGGCGGTTCTCGACTGCTGCTTCTCCGGCGGAGCGACGCGCGAGACGGTGCTGACGGCCAGGTACGCGCCCTTCAGCAGCGCGTGGGCGATCACGGCGCCCGAGTCGGCGCGCGACGCCGTCCCGGCGCGTCCGGTCGCTCCGCCGGCCGGGGGTGAGGTGCTGCTGCTGGCGGCGAGCCGGGCGGACCAGCCCGCGCACGAGGCCTACTTCGAGGGACGCCGGCACGGAGTGTTCACCCGTGCGGTGCTCGACGTGGTCCGGGACACTCGGGCGGGCGTCACCTACCGGGAGGTGCTGTCCGCCGCCGATGCCCGGGTGCAGTGTTCGGGCGGCCTCCAGCAACCGGTCCTCTTCCCGCCGGGGCTGGGCGGAACGGCAGATACACCGTTCCTTGCGGACGGTACCGCGAGAAGGACCAGCGCTCATCTGCTGCGCCACGGGGCGGCGGGCTGGGAGGTCGACTGCGGGGCCGGGCACGGACTGCGCGAGGACACCCCGGCGGGAGCCGCCGCTGCGGAGTTCACCGCGGTGGACGAAGGGCCGGCGGAGACTGAGCGCATACGGCCGGGTGCCGCGGACACGGGGTCCGTGCCCACGGCACCCGGCCGGGTGCTCACCGCTCGTACAGTGCTGCCGGACCGCACCCTGGTCGATCCGGTGGGCTGGATTCCGGCACCGGAGCAGGTCTACCCGGTGGCGCTCACCGCGCTGAACCTGCCCGCCGCCACGGTCACGATCGACCCCGCCGGCCCATCGGCGGCGGGGCCTGCGGGCAGCCTCGAAGAGGCCCTGCGCAAGGCGCTCGCCACCGCCGGTCCCGGCGGCGGCCCCTCTCCGCTCCTGCATCAGGTTTCCGACCCCCGGGAGGCGGGCGACCTGCATTTCCGCCTTGCGATACGGGGATCCGCCGTCCACGTCCTGCGCCGCGACGGCAGCCGTTTCGTCGCGCCCCTTCCGCTGTCGGCCCCCGGGGACGCCCGGCAGATCGCCGACTGTCTGACCCATCTGACGCGCTGGCACCGGCTGCGGGACCTGACCCCGCGCCCGTCTCCGCTCGACGGACTGGTGAGGGTCGAGATCGGCCACTGGGGCGCGCCCTCCGACCGGCCCCTGGTGCCGGACGGCAGCGGCGAGATCGTCTGCGCGTACGCGCCGGGGGACGTCGACCGCCGCAATGAGCCGAAGCCGCCGCTCCTCTCCGTACGTCTGCACAACCGCTCTCCGGACCGTGCCCTGTGGTGCCTGCTGCTCGACCTGTCGGACGGCTACGGCAGTCATACGGCCCTCTACCCGGGGCACTTCATCGCACCGGGGCACACCGGCCACGCCTTGGACGGGGAGCCCGTGCACTTCTCCCTGCCTGCGGGGCAGGCGCCGGTGCCGGGGGCAGAGGCGAGGGACTGGCTCAAGCTCATCGTCGCTGAGTGCGAACTCAACACGGTGCCGTTCCATCTGCCCGCCTGGGCAGCGCGGCCCGCCGGCTCGCGGATGTCCGGGACGGACGACCGGGACGGTGTGCTGCGCTTCTCGCAGGCACAGCCGGGCCCGTACTCCAGAGACCTGTACGGGGTCGCCGCCCGGCCGTCCGGCCACTGGACGTCGCGCACGATCGCGCTGCGCACCGTCGTGCCGAAGCACCCGGACGGCCACTAA
- a CDS encoding RES family NAD+ phosphorylase has product MPNYRPPTGLSGTPTKVELAADTLLYRVHAAHRAPDGFNPVPAHCLYGGGRFDSTACDRYGYLYAGLGPATAVCETLLRGIPFDPSGGPRLVPRVAVADRRLSTLRLTTDVTVISLTTAEDLAAVHQDSWLVQTEAHEYAYTRDWAHWIRRHTGPWAQGLVWASKREPGDRTVVLFGDRCPPDVLEATAGDPVDFGTPEGEEWLNSVLQPYRVQLPPTDVRP; this is encoded by the coding sequence GTGCCGAACTACCGCCCGCCGACCGGCCTGTCCGGGACCCCCACCAAGGTCGAGTTGGCCGCCGATACCCTGCTGTACCGGGTGCATGCCGCACACCGGGCCCCGGACGGCTTCAACCCGGTCCCGGCGCACTGTCTGTACGGGGGCGGACGTTTCGACTCGACCGCCTGCGACCGGTACGGATATCTCTACGCGGGTCTCGGGCCGGCGACCGCCGTCTGCGAGACATTGCTGCGCGGCATACCGTTCGACCCCTCGGGCGGACCGCGCCTGGTCCCACGCGTCGCGGTCGCGGACCGCCGGCTCTCCACACTGCGGCTGACCACCGACGTCACCGTGATCTCCCTGACCACCGCCGAGGACCTCGCGGCTGTCCATCAGGACAGCTGGCTGGTCCAGACGGAGGCCCACGAGTACGCGTACACGCGCGACTGGGCCCACTGGATCCGCCGCCACACCGGCCCTTGGGCGCAAGGGCTCGTCTGGGCCTCGAAGCGGGAGCCCGGCGACCGCACCGTGGTCCTCTTCGGTGATCGCTGCCCGCCGGACGTGCTGGAGGCCACAGCCGGCGACCCGGTGGACTTCGGAACGCCGGAAGGCGAGGAGTGGCTCAACTCGGTGCTGCAGCCCTACCGAGTCCAACTGCCCCCGACCGACGTCCGTCCCTGA